The genomic interval TTCGCGTTGACTTCACGGACAGCCCCGATCTCCCTTTCGATAAGGGCCTCGCAATGTGCGGTGATCTCCGGGTCGTCATAGAACTCAGCGATCTTTCTAAGGCTCTCGGCCGTGTTGTCCGCACCGAAGAAGTTCACATCGATGTACGGTATGCCGAAGTCTTCCTGCATCTTGTTCGCCAGCCAGTGCATTGAACCAGTACACTGCACGAGGTTCAGGCACGAACCGGGAGACTTCTTCAGGGCTTCGACGGTCGAATCGCCTGTCATTGCGACATTGATCTCGATCCCCATCTCACGGAGATATCTCTCGACGACCCACTTCTCTCCCCCGAGGTTGTATTCGCCGAGGAAGTTCAGCTTCCTTGTCTTCTCGATGACATCTCCTTCCTTTGGAGTTATGAGCTTGTAGAGTGCCTCTCCTGCAGCCCGGTAACCAACAACCTTGTTGCCCGATACGAAACCGCTCGACTCGACCGGGATTACGTCTATCCCGTATGTCTGCGAGGCATTCTTACAGACGGCGATGATGTCGTCCCCGATCATCCCGACAACGCAGGTAGAGTAGACGAATATCGCGGGAGGGTTGTACTTCTCCACCAGCTCGTCTATGCAGGCGGCCAGCTTCTTCTCCCCTCCGAAGATTACATCCTTCTCCTTCATGTCGGTGGAGAAGCTCTTCCTGTAGTTTTCAGAACCGCTCGAAAGACTGCCCCGTATATCGTATGTATACGAGGCGCAGCCGATCGGCCCGTGAACCAGATGGATCGCATCGGTCACCGGATTCAAAACGACCCTTGCACCACAGAATACACATGCCCGCTGGCTTACCGCGCCTGCCAGGCTGTCTGATGTGCAGCATATGCTGCTCTTGTTTTTACCTGTGGTGACGATCGAATTCCGGCGCTCTGTGATCAGGTTATCCGTATCCGCTGTCAGCGAACATGTGTTATCCATTGTCATTCCTCCTTTTCCGTTACAATACGAGTTCGTAGTCTTCGTCGGCACAGTCGCGGTCACGGCGGTCGAGAAGTGCATTGCTTATCATCTCGATCAGGCGAAGGCATCCCCTGTAGCCGGTAACCGGCATCAGGGGGTGTACTGCACGGTCGAAGATCGGGAACCCGAACCTTACGAACGGGACGTCCTCGGCTCTTGCGATATATTTCCCGTGTGTGTTTCCTATCAGCAGGTCGACGGGCTCTTCCTTGATCCACTCGTGAAGGTCGAAGAGATCTCCTTCGGCCTTGACCTTGCTTCCTTCGATTCCGGCCTCTTCGAGCATTGCGCTGATAGTCTCCTCGAACTTCCTGCCGTTTGTTCCCGTAAGAACATACTTCGGGATCATTCCCATAGTGATCAGGAACTCGGTCATCGCGATTACAGTGTCCGGGTCACCGAATATAGCGACCTTCTTCCCCTGGTAATGGAAGTGTGTGTCGATGAGCGTGTCGATGACCTGACCCCTCTCGATCTCGAGGGACTGTGGGACTTCTACTCCGAAGCCGTCCTTTACCGCCATGATGAGAGCGTCTGTCGCCTTGATCCCGATTGGGATCTTCAGCGGGACACCGGGGACCTTGCACTTCTCCTGGAGGATCGCAGCTGCCTCTGCAGACGACCATGCACCGAGTGCGAGCGTCAGCTTAGAGTTGCCCGAGTCCTTGATGTCCTCGATCTTCGCCCCGCCCATCGGGTACATTTCATACTTCTTCAGCAGGGGCGAGTCCATAACATTGGTGGTGTCCGGATACATTATCGACTGAACTCCCATCTCGGTCACGATCCGCTTTACCTCTCTCATGTCCGCAGGGTTTACGAAGCCGGGGAATATGTTCGCCTGCTCCTTCTTCGGGTTTCCGTCCGACTCTGCAAGGTAGTTTACGATTCCCTTGCACATGTTCGAAAACCCTGTTATGTGCGAGCCGTAGTAGCTCGGGGTATTGCAGTGGATGACATACTTGCCCTCCGGGATCTCGGTCTGCTTGATGATCGTCGGGATATCGTCCCCGATTGTCTCACTGAGGCATGTCGTGTGGACTGCAATGATGTCCGGGTTGTAGATCTCGAATATGTTCTTTATCGATGTCTTCAGGTTTGCAGCGCCTCCGAATACTGAAGCTCCTTCCGTAAAGGAGCTTGATGATGCCATTGCAGGGTCACGGAAGTGGCGGGTGAGCGCCATCCTGTGATATGCACAGCATCCCTGTGACCCGTGGCTGTGCGGGAGACAACCGTGAATTCCGAGGGCGGCATACATCGCACCGAGCGGCTGGCATGTTTTTGCCGGGTTGATCTTTCCTGTAGTATGTGTTGTGACAGGTTCCTTTGGTACGCAGTCGAGCATCTTTACTCATCTCCTCCGGTTTCGTCCTTTTCCCAGGGCGGGGTGATCATCTTCCATGCAGGGGTCGACAGTGCGTTTGCAACATCCTGTGCGAAGATTATCGCACCCCTGAATCCGGCGTACGGGCCGCTGTAGTCGTACGAGTGCATCTGCTTTGACGGGACTCCCATCTTGTGCGAAATGTACTTGTCCCTGACTCCCGAGAATAACAGGTCGGGATGGAAGATCTCTATGAGCTCCTCGGTCTCGTAGTGGTTCGGGTCGTCGATCATTACGCTGCCGTCGATCATATCGGGATACATTCCGTCATAATTGCCGAGTTTTCCCATCTCAACCATCTTGTCGTATTTCTCCTTCGACATCTTCAGGTGGAGGTGGGGCTCCTCGTACATCTCGGGGTCCGGCTCGAGGTGGAGCTCGGGGATGTTCTTCGAGTCGGCGTCGCTCTTGATCGTCGGGATTACCTCACGGCCTTCATAGTCGTCACGGTGGGCAAACTCGTAACCTGCAACCACAACCTCCATCCCCAGGTCCCTGAGGAGGTATTGGTAGTGGTGGCTTCGTGAACCGCCGACGAATGCGAATGCTGTCTTGCCTTCACATATCTTGCGGTACCTTTCAAGTTCCGGTGAGATTGCGGCAAGTTCGCGCTCGATTACTATCTCAGTTCTTGAAATCAGGTCTTCGTCCCCGAAGCACTGCGCCATGTCGCGAAGGCTTTCGATCGTCGCCTCCACTCCTATGAAGTTCACCTTCAGCCAGGGAGTTCCGTACTTCGTCTCCATCATCTCGGCGATGTAGTTGATCGAACGGTGGCACTGGACCAGGTTGAGGTGTGCCTTGTGCAGGTTTTTGATGTTCACGTAGGCCGAATCGCCGGTAAGTATCGAGTTGACATTATATCCGATATCTTTGAGGATGCGCTCGATCTCCCATCCGTCCCCGCCGATGTTGTACTCGCCGAGGATGTTGATGATGTAATCGCCTTCCAGCTCGTCGGTTCCTGTTCCGATGATCCGCTCCATTATCTGGTTGTTGGCGATGTGGTGGCCCGCCGACTGGCTGACTCCCTTGTATCCTTCGCAGTTGTAATGGAGAACCTGAATCCCGTGCTTTGCTTCTGCGGCCTTCGATACTGCACTCAGGTCGTCTCCGATAAGTCCTATCGGACAAGTGGAGCAGATGTTAATCGCTCTGGGGTGGAAGATCTCGACGACCTCGTCGATCATCTTCGTGAGCTTTTTTTCGCCGCCGAAGACGATGTCGCTCTCCTGCATGTCGGTCGAAAAGCACATCGTTCCGAAGAGGTGTTCGGGGGGTGTCTTCTCATCGGCTCTTGCCTTGTTCCTCCTTGTTCCCCAGCTGTAGTAGCCGCATCCGATGGGGCCGTGAGTGATCGTGATCATATCCTTTATCGGACCTACGACCACACCCTTGCAGCCTGCATAACAGCATCCCCTCTGGGATATTATGCCTGGGACCGTTCTCGTATTCGCCTCGATCTGCGGGCAGGAGGCGGCCTCACCGGTCTTTGCGACGATATGCTTCTTCCTGTTCTTTTTCACCTTGTCAGGGTAAGGAGTCATTATCTCGTCTGTGTTCAGTTCAGTAAGTGTCATTTTTCTCGCTCCTGTCAGCCTTACCAGATCGCAGCGTCGCCCGATTCTCCCGTGCGAACACGGATTGAGTCGGTTACCGGGGTAACGAATATCTTTCCGTCGCCTGCACCGCGTTCTGTGCGATTGGCCTTCATTATTGCTTCAACTATTCTTGGGACATCCTCGTCATACGCGAGGATCGTGAAGAGACGTCTGGGAAACATCCTCGTGTCGTCGAGGAATGTAACGATCTGCTCTTCGGATTCATGCTCTTCGATGACGTCGTCCGGCGCCATG from Methanolacinia paynteri carries:
- the nifE gene encoding nitrogenase iron-molybdenum cofactor biosynthesis protein NifE yields the protein MDNTCSLTADTDNLITERRNSIVTTGKNKSSICCTSDSLAGAVSQRACVFCGARVVLNPVTDAIHLVHGPIGCASYTYDIRGSLSSGSENYRKSFSTDMKEKDVIFGGEKKLAACIDELVEKYNPPAIFVYSTCVVGMIGDDIIAVCKNASQTYGIDVIPVESSGFVSGNKVVGYRAAGEALYKLITPKEGDVIEKTRKLNFLGEYNLGGEKWVVERYLREMGIEINVAMTGDSTVEALKKSPGSCLNLVQCTGSMHWLANKMQEDFGIPYIDVNFFGADNTAESLRKIAEFYDDPEITAHCEALIEREIGAVREVNAKYRKKLEGKRAAIYVGGAFKAFAIIRQLQDLGMEIVLTGTQTGKQEEYERMGRLLSEGTVIIDDANPAEIEKFLVEKKVDVMAGGVKERFLAYKLGVGFIDHNHDRKDGLIGFEGAIKFIREVYATTCSPVWKYMREEKGGM
- a CDS encoding nitrogenase component 1 — its product is MLDCVPKEPVTTHTTGKINPAKTCQPLGAMYAALGIHGCLPHSHGSQGCCAYHRMALTRHFRDPAMASSSSFTEGASVFGGAANLKTSIKNIFEIYNPDIIAVHTTCLSETIGDDIPTIIKQTEIPEGKYVIHCNTPSYYGSHITGFSNMCKGIVNYLAESDGNPKKEQANIFPGFVNPADMREVKRIVTEMGVQSIMYPDTTNVMDSPLLKKYEMYPMGGAKIEDIKDSGNSKLTLALGAWSSAEAAAILQEKCKVPGVPLKIPIGIKATDALIMAVKDGFGVEVPQSLEIERGQVIDTLIDTHFHYQGKKVAIFGDPDTVIAMTEFLITMGMIPKYVLTGTNGRKFEETISAMLEEAGIEGSKVKAEGDLFDLHEWIKEEPVDLLIGNTHGKYIARAEDVPFVRFGFPIFDRAVHPLMPVTGYRGCLRLIEMISNALLDRRDRDCADEDYELVL
- the nifD gene encoding nitrogenase molybdenum-iron protein alpha chain, with product MTLTELNTDEIMTPYPDKVKKNRKKHIVAKTGEAASCPQIEANTRTVPGIISQRGCCYAGCKGVVVGPIKDMITITHGPIGCGYYSWGTRRNKARADEKTPPEHLFGTMCFSTDMQESDIVFGGEKKLTKMIDEVVEIFHPRAINICSTCPIGLIGDDLSAVSKAAEAKHGIQVLHYNCEGYKGVSQSAGHHIANNQIMERIIGTGTDELEGDYIINILGEYNIGGDGWEIERILKDIGYNVNSILTGDSAYVNIKNLHKAHLNLVQCHRSINYIAEMMETKYGTPWLKVNFIGVEATIESLRDMAQCFGDEDLISRTEIVIERELAAISPELERYRKICEGKTAFAFVGGSRSHHYQYLLRDLGMEVVVAGYEFAHRDDYEGREVIPTIKSDADSKNIPELHLEPDPEMYEEPHLHLKMSKEKYDKMVEMGKLGNYDGMYPDMIDGSVMIDDPNHYETEELIEIFHPDLLFSGVRDKYISHKMGVPSKQMHSYDYSGPYAGFRGAIIFAQDVANALSTPAWKMITPPWEKDETGGDE
- a CDS encoding P-II family nitrogen regulator, with amino-acid sequence MKEILAIVRMKKTGATKRALIEAGVAGFTAMRVMGRGKLVHDENIITPCKDILKGMAPDDVIEEHESEEQIVTFLDDTRMFPRRLFTILAYDEDVPRIVEAIMKANRTERGAGDGKIFVTPVTDSIRVRTGESGDAAIW